The following coding sequences lie in one Bacillus rossius redtenbacheri isolate Brsri chromosome 13, Brsri_v3, whole genome shotgun sequence genomic window:
- the LOC134538345 gene encoding major facilitator superfamily domain-containing protein 6 isoform X2: MGPVLPFLNVFGKQLGVSEVVMGTITAVLPILFLLAKPAFGLLVDRFRRRRKLLFMCLVAATGCFYVLLGLVPPPASPRLAAVTCRELPPCDQPGVADCDGSRALAALCDWECADNSSGAGLAAVLVRNGTAGGGGWQACAPRDGSSSAPPPPPGCDLTCRPAEGRDCLYGSPAFWGFVLLMALGTIGFNVSNSVSDAICFDMLGSGEEMKYGRQRVFGTVGFGVTALLAGYAIDWWSAGSATKDYTPAFVLVFVFTAVDLCCCSKLQLPPMPQSQSILKDVGKLLKHKHIIVFIAFATLAGINDSFIIYYLFWFLEDLAMETNSMANVKLLEGLVIAAETLVGEVIFFTLSGKILKRIGYGYSLTLCFLFYAVRLGLVAVIPGPWWLLPVELFLQGPTYAMCYTTIVAYASAVAPPGASATVQGLVAGMDDGFGYAVGSMMGGLLYRWLGGRAAFAIAAALSLLCSVAHGVLYECMLKHTMVKAGVTSEQGYKSPEAATAMTVTAARSMAENEKSET, from the exons ATGGGGCCCGTGCTGCCGTTCCTGAACGTGTTCGGCAAGCAGCTGGGCGTGTCGGAGGTGGTGATGGGCACCATCACAGCCGTGCTGCCCATCCTCTTCCTGCTCGCCAAGCCCGCCTTCGGCCTGCTGGTGGACCGCTTCCGGCGGCGTCGCAAGCTGCTGTTCATGTGCCTGGTGGCGGCCACGGGCTGCTTCTACGTGCTGCTGGGCCTCGTGCCGCCGCCCGCCTCGCCGCGGCTGGCCGCCGTCACGTGCCGCGAGCTGCCCCCCTGCGACCAGCCC GGTGTCGCGGACTGCGACGGCTCCCGGGCGCTCGCCGCGCTGTGTGACTGGGAGTGCGCGGACAACTCCTCCGGCGCCGGCCTCGCCGCCGTGCTGGTCCGCAACGGCACCGCCGGCGGCGGGGGTTGGCAGGCCTGCGCGCCGCGGGACGGCTCCTCCTCCGCCCCCCCGCCGCCGCCGGGCTGCGACCTGACCTGCCGCCCCGCGGAGGGGCGGGACTGCCTGTACGGCTCTCCCGCCTTCTGGGGCTTCGTGCTGCTCATGGCGCTGGGCACGATAGGCTTCAACGTCTCCAACAGCGTCAGTGACGCCATCTGCTTCGACATGCTGG GCAGTGGTGAAGAGATGAAGTACGGCCGGCAACGAGTGTTTGGAACCGTGGGTTTCGGCGTGACTGCTCTCCTAGCGGGCTATGCCATCGACTGGTGGTCAGCGGGAAGCGCCACGAAGGACTACACGCCGGCCTTCGTGCTCGTCTTCGTTTTCACTGCCGTGGATTTATGCTGCTGCAGTAAGCTGCAG CTTCCTCCAATGCCTCAGTCTCAGAGCATTTTGAAGGATGTTGGGAAACTGTTGAAGCACAAACACATCATCGTCTTTATTGCGTTTGCAACCCTGGCAGGGATCAACGACAGTTTCATCATTTACTACCTTTTCTG GTTTTTGGAGGATCTTGCCATGGAAACAAACAGCATGGCGAACGTTAAGCTACTGGAAGGACTTGTGATAGCTGCAGAGACACTAGTGGGCGAAGTAATCTTCTTTACGTTGTCAG GCAAGATCCTGAAGAGGATCGGGTACGGCTACTCGCTGACGCTGTGCTTCTTGTTCTACGCGGTGCGCCTGGGGCTGGTGGCGGTGATCCCCGGGCCGTGGTGGCTGCTGCCCGTGGAGCTGTTCCTGCAGGGCCCCACCTACGCCATGTGCTACACCACCATCGTGGCGTACGCCAGCGCCGTCGCCCCGCCGGGGGCCTCCGCCACGGTGCAGGGCCTCGTCGCGGGCATGGACGACGGCTTCG GCTACGCGGTGGGGAGCATGATGGGAGGGCTGCTGTACCGCTGGCTGGGCGGGAGAGCAGCCTTTGCCATCGCCGCCGCCCTGTCGCTGCTGTGCAGCGTGGCCCACGGCGTGCTGTACGAGTGCATGCTCAAGCACACCATGGTCAAAGCAG GTGTCACGAGCGAGCAAGGATACAAGTCCCCCGAGGCAGCTACAGCAATGACGGTCACTGCAGCAAGAAGTATGGCCGAAAACGAAAAGAGTGAAACGTGA
- the LOC134538345 gene encoding major facilitator superfamily domain-containing protein 6 isoform X1, producing MSSSSGRRSRWKVDTRLLPIKAHYFFFMAAMGPVLPFLNVFGKQLGVSEVVMGTITAVLPILFLLAKPAFGLLVDRFRRRRKLLFMCLVAATGCFYVLLGLVPPPASPRLAAVTCRELPPCDQPGVADCDGSRALAALCDWECADNSSGAGLAAVLVRNGTAGGGGWQACAPRDGSSSAPPPPPGCDLTCRPAEGRDCLYGSPAFWGFVLLMALGTIGFNVSNSVSDAICFDMLGSGEEMKYGRQRVFGTVGFGVTALLAGYAIDWWSAGSATKDYTPAFVLVFVFTAVDLCCCSKLQLPPMPQSQSILKDVGKLLKHKHIIVFIAFATLAGINDSFIIYYLFWFLEDLAMETNSMANVKLLEGLVIAAETLVGEVIFFTLSGKILKRIGYGYSLTLCFLFYAVRLGLVAVIPGPWWLLPVELFLQGPTYAMCYTTIVAYASAVAPPGASATVQGLVAGMDDGFGYAVGSMMGGLLYRWLGGRAAFAIAAALSLLCSVAHGVLYECMLKHTMVKAGVTSEQGYKSPEAATAMTVTAARSMAENEKSET from the exons CGATGGGGCCCGTGCTGCCGTTCCTGAACGTGTTCGGCAAGCAGCTGGGCGTGTCGGAGGTGGTGATGGGCACCATCACAGCCGTGCTGCCCATCCTCTTCCTGCTCGCCAAGCCCGCCTTCGGCCTGCTGGTGGACCGCTTCCGGCGGCGTCGCAAGCTGCTGTTCATGTGCCTGGTGGCGGCCACGGGCTGCTTCTACGTGCTGCTGGGCCTCGTGCCGCCGCCCGCCTCGCCGCGGCTGGCCGCCGTCACGTGCCGCGAGCTGCCCCCCTGCGACCAGCCC GGTGTCGCGGACTGCGACGGCTCCCGGGCGCTCGCCGCGCTGTGTGACTGGGAGTGCGCGGACAACTCCTCCGGCGCCGGCCTCGCCGCCGTGCTGGTCCGCAACGGCACCGCCGGCGGCGGGGGTTGGCAGGCCTGCGCGCCGCGGGACGGCTCCTCCTCCGCCCCCCCGCCGCCGCCGGGCTGCGACCTGACCTGCCGCCCCGCGGAGGGGCGGGACTGCCTGTACGGCTCTCCCGCCTTCTGGGGCTTCGTGCTGCTCATGGCGCTGGGCACGATAGGCTTCAACGTCTCCAACAGCGTCAGTGACGCCATCTGCTTCGACATGCTGG GCAGTGGTGAAGAGATGAAGTACGGCCGGCAACGAGTGTTTGGAACCGTGGGTTTCGGCGTGACTGCTCTCCTAGCGGGCTATGCCATCGACTGGTGGTCAGCGGGAAGCGCCACGAAGGACTACACGCCGGCCTTCGTGCTCGTCTTCGTTTTCACTGCCGTGGATTTATGCTGCTGCAGTAAGCTGCAG CTTCCTCCAATGCCTCAGTCTCAGAGCATTTTGAAGGATGTTGGGAAACTGTTGAAGCACAAACACATCATCGTCTTTATTGCGTTTGCAACCCTGGCAGGGATCAACGACAGTTTCATCATTTACTACCTTTTCTG GTTTTTGGAGGATCTTGCCATGGAAACAAACAGCATGGCGAACGTTAAGCTACTGGAAGGACTTGTGATAGCTGCAGAGACACTAGTGGGCGAAGTAATCTTCTTTACGTTGTCAG GCAAGATCCTGAAGAGGATCGGGTACGGCTACTCGCTGACGCTGTGCTTCTTGTTCTACGCGGTGCGCCTGGGGCTGGTGGCGGTGATCCCCGGGCCGTGGTGGCTGCTGCCCGTGGAGCTGTTCCTGCAGGGCCCCACCTACGCCATGTGCTACACCACCATCGTGGCGTACGCCAGCGCCGTCGCCCCGCCGGGGGCCTCCGCCACGGTGCAGGGCCTCGTCGCGGGCATGGACGACGGCTTCG GCTACGCGGTGGGGAGCATGATGGGAGGGCTGCTGTACCGCTGGCTGGGCGGGAGAGCAGCCTTTGCCATCGCCGCCGCCCTGTCGCTGCTGTGCAGCGTGGCCCACGGCGTGCTGTACGAGTGCATGCTCAAGCACACCATGGTCAAAGCAG GTGTCACGAGCGAGCAAGGATACAAGTCCCCCGAGGCAGCTACAGCAATGACGGTCACTGCAGCAAGAAGTATGGCCGAAAACGAAAAGAGTGAAACGTGA
- the LOC134538345 gene encoding major facilitator superfamily domain-containing protein 6 isoform X3, with the protein MSSSSGRRSRWKVDTRLLPIKAHYFFFMAAMGPVLPFLNVFGKQLGVSEVVMGTITAVLPILFLLAKPAFGLLVDRFRRRRKLLFMCLVAATGCFYVLLGLVPPPASPRLAAVTCRELPPCDQPGVADCDGSRALAALCDWECADNSSGAGLAAVLVRNGTAGGGGWQACAPRDGSSSAPPPPPGCDLTCRPAEGRDCLYGSPAFWGFVLLMALGTIGFNVSNSVSDAICFDMLGSGEEMKYGRQRVFGTVGFGVTALLAGYAIDWWSAGSATKDYTPAFVLVFVFTAVDLCCCSKLQLPPMPQSQSILKDVGKLLKHKHIIVFIAFATLAGINDSFIIYYLFWFLEDLAMETNSMANVKLLEGLVIAAETLVGEVIFFTLSGKILKRIGYGYSLTLCFLFYAVRLGLVAVIPGPWWLLPVELFLQGPTYAMCYTTIVAYASAVAPPGASATVQGLVAGMDDGFVYVVGSLTGGVVS; encoded by the exons CGATGGGGCCCGTGCTGCCGTTCCTGAACGTGTTCGGCAAGCAGCTGGGCGTGTCGGAGGTGGTGATGGGCACCATCACAGCCGTGCTGCCCATCCTCTTCCTGCTCGCCAAGCCCGCCTTCGGCCTGCTGGTGGACCGCTTCCGGCGGCGTCGCAAGCTGCTGTTCATGTGCCTGGTGGCGGCCACGGGCTGCTTCTACGTGCTGCTGGGCCTCGTGCCGCCGCCCGCCTCGCCGCGGCTGGCCGCCGTCACGTGCCGCGAGCTGCCCCCCTGCGACCAGCCC GGTGTCGCGGACTGCGACGGCTCCCGGGCGCTCGCCGCGCTGTGTGACTGGGAGTGCGCGGACAACTCCTCCGGCGCCGGCCTCGCCGCCGTGCTGGTCCGCAACGGCACCGCCGGCGGCGGGGGTTGGCAGGCCTGCGCGCCGCGGGACGGCTCCTCCTCCGCCCCCCCGCCGCCGCCGGGCTGCGACCTGACCTGCCGCCCCGCGGAGGGGCGGGACTGCCTGTACGGCTCTCCCGCCTTCTGGGGCTTCGTGCTGCTCATGGCGCTGGGCACGATAGGCTTCAACGTCTCCAACAGCGTCAGTGACGCCATCTGCTTCGACATGCTGG GCAGTGGTGAAGAGATGAAGTACGGCCGGCAACGAGTGTTTGGAACCGTGGGTTTCGGCGTGACTGCTCTCCTAGCGGGCTATGCCATCGACTGGTGGTCAGCGGGAAGCGCCACGAAGGACTACACGCCGGCCTTCGTGCTCGTCTTCGTTTTCACTGCCGTGGATTTATGCTGCTGCAGTAAGCTGCAG CTTCCTCCAATGCCTCAGTCTCAGAGCATTTTGAAGGATGTTGGGAAACTGTTGAAGCACAAACACATCATCGTCTTTATTGCGTTTGCAACCCTGGCAGGGATCAACGACAGTTTCATCATTTACTACCTTTTCTG GTTTTTGGAGGATCTTGCCATGGAAACAAACAGCATGGCGAACGTTAAGCTACTGGAAGGACTTGTGATAGCTGCAGAGACACTAGTGGGCGAAGTAATCTTCTTTACGTTGTCAG GCAAGATCCTGAAGAGGATCGGGTACGGCTACTCGCTGACGCTGTGCTTCTTGTTCTACGCGGTGCGCCTGGGGCTGGTGGCGGTGATCCCCGGGCCGTGGTGGCTGCTGCCCGTGGAGCTGTTCCTGCAGGGCCCCACCTACGCCATGTGCTACACCACCATCGTGGCGTACGCCAGCGCCGTCGCCCCGCCGGGGGCCTCCGCCACGGTGCAGGGCCTCGTCGCGGGCATGGACGACGGCTTCG TCTACGTGGTGGGGAGCCTGACGGGAGGTGTTGTAAGCTGA